CCATCTGTTGGAACCGGTAACCTCGATACCCCATCTCCTTTTTCAAATGATCCCGTGTGCCGACGATATGCAAACAAAGCGGAACTTGATAGAGATTGAGATTATGAGTGGTCATTCCGTACTGCAATTGAAGCCGGAAATCACCCGGTTGGACAAGTGTCAACGAGTGTTCGGCGGGGTTATAACGGTAGGCTCCATGTGGGATATCCTCAACATTGTAAAAACAACCGAAAATCTCGAGACCGGCATCACTGCCAAGGTCATTTTTATAAACGAATGCTCTGCTCGCTTCTTTTAATAAAATAGACAACTGTTGTTGGGTCACTTTTTCCATGATGAAATCCATTTCTGGGGAGTAACGATTCTGGCAAACAGCGGTAAAATCCTTCTCCAACGGCTCGTGATGCTGTAGGAAAAGCGTTTGTCCGGTTTTCTCCTTATGAACCGGTTTCTGCAATGAGCAAAAGGATTCCGTCGAGGCGATTAAGGCTGCTTCATTCATTTCTAAGAGCAGCGGATATTCCAACACTTTTTTCGAGCGTACATAATGATCTGTCTCCAATTGCGGTATCGTTTCAATTAACTTAGAAGCAGTTTGCACGCTACCTGCTGCCAACCCAACTTCACGTTCAGAAAGTGGGATAACCGCATATGTGCTTTCCTCCGCTTCTTTCAACCCAAGCAGATGGTTGACCGCACGATCGAGAAACTGGAAATGCACCCTGGAGGAGAAACCGCAACGTTTTCCCACTTCAAGCAGCTGGCCGATCAATGCGCCGGCATCCAGTCCTTGCAGTCGATAAGCGAAGTTGTTGTACTTGAAAAAGTTCTTCCAAAACATCGTTGAGACAAAGACCACACCGAAACAATCCGCAACCTCACAACGCCTTCCAAGCGCTGCAGTAAAATAGCTGTCGAAATTCCCTTCCCGTAGCAAATCGAGGCGATGATGGGCAGCATCATAATGATAGATGCCTTCGGATAAGCCCTCAATTTTCAAATAGACATATAATTCATTCGGGTACAATCCCCCACCTGACGGAACAAAGCGTCGAAGTTGGATGAAATCAGGTGAATCCATATAAGATGACTGCGACATTTGAGTCAATCCGTACGTGTACCAAAGGAAATCTCCGATATTCTCAATCGACGGACGGGTGCACTCTCCAGGTTCTTTTAACGGAATTCCTGGCGAAAACGATTTTGCAGGGAGATTCCGATAAAGCTTATATGGGAGCGGTGCATCCTCCCAGTCTGCTTCCCAATCCGTCGGCTTTACTTGACTGATGCCATAATGAAGATTGTGGAGAAATTCATCCAAGTCCACCCTTCACCCTCCTCTCATCTTTTATGGAAACGGATGCGGTTTTGGGTTGAGCTGATCGTACGTAAGCTGCTCCTTGTAATAGCCGAGCTCCGCCGGTACCGTCAACACACGCTCTAAGCCTTTCACCCTTTTAAAGTCATTGCCGAACGTCATCGGCAGCATGCCCGGAATCAAGACTTTGACACATTGCAAATCGTTACGCCTTATTTCTGGTGTCGTCTGGTCTACCACAATGACCTCGAGCTCCAATTTCTTGAATACGTCAAGAACATCCGTTAGATCATCAGTCAGATCTGAGTGACGATGTTTCCAGTTGAACGCCTCATCAAATGTTTGGGTCCGCCGGTTTTCATCCAGTAAAAATTGAAGTCGCTCTTCTGCCTCTTTTAACCCGTACAGCATTGCGTGATCATCCATACTTTTAACAAGGGAGGAATCCTGGTACAGTTCGAGATATTCCGACTTGCCCGATTCGAATTTTTCCTCAAACGACATCACCATGCCAGCGAGTTCGTACACCGCACTCTTCGCCGCCCTTAGGGGATCGAGATGGGCACCAGCTGCACAAAGGAGGTTCATCCCCCTTTGTTTTCGGTTCTTGACCATCGCCCACACACTCGGGATCCCATGCTCCAGCGTCGCGTTGTATAGGTACAGCTCATATCCACCGATCTCTCGCATCTGTTCGACCATAAGCTTCAGTTCCTTGTCTCCTGCGGACATAGGATCCAACCGCGGCAGATTAAGCTGAGCGTACCAGGTCATGAGGAAAGCATCCCGCTCAATGACTTCCATGATTCCGTAAAAAATCGCTTCTTCAAGCGTACCGCCGAGCGCGCACCCATTCGAGGTTTCATAGACAAAACCATCCCCACACCCCATGCTGTAATAGGCCAGCAGTTCAGGAACAAGGATAGGTCGATCTTGTAAAAACGAGTGTCCCCACACCCAGTTCATCTCGTTGTCAGGATCGAACTTCACGTATGGGAAATCGGATTTTGCATACACATCATCTTCGTGGACACCAATCTTCAAAGGATGAAGCGCTTTTCCTCCAAGGTTGCGATAGCTGTCTCTGATGAGGGTCCTTTTTCCGCGAACACCGAGTCCGCAAGAGCGTTCCAATGCTTCTAAAATCGCAGTCGATTCACTTAGTTCGTAAGAATGTGTCCTGCCGGCAGTCCCTTCACTCCGATTGAACAGCGGCAGATTGACGATGACATCTGCAAACAACGTCACGGAGTCGTACATCTTCCGGTTCATCATTCCAGTACGAGTGTCGAGGTAATCGTTTGCGAGCACCTTTTGCAATTCATCCATCTGTCGGCATCGGAAACTGTCCGGACTTACTTTCGGACTCGGTTTCAACGTGATCTGGGCTGCTGTCTCTGAATCGTCCGGGAGCTTGCTGCAAACAGGACATACAGCCTCAGGTAAAATAAACCGCCACTTGCCATCCATTGTTTTCAGGTTGATCAGATAAATATGGTCAGTGGATTGCGGTTTCTCCCCTTCAAGTACTTTTTTTGCTTCTGCCTCAATCAAATGCGTCATTTGCAGGAGGGCTGAGTTGGAAGCCCAGGCATCAGGCTGAAAGCTGTCTTGTTGCGCTAACCGTTTTTCCCTCAGATCCCACATCTCTTCTTTCTCATGTCCTGCGATCAAGAGGCGTGTATCCGCGCAATAGGAGCATCCTGGCTGATCCGGCTGGACGAGCGGTCCGATAATCCCTTCACCGAATGATAGGAATCCCCGCAACCAGGAGATGCGCAGGCCACGGTACACGTCCTCTGCTTGTTGGTGAACTGACGGGACCCACGTATCATGTAAAACGAGAACAAGCTCGGTCGTTTCCGGCACATCCCTTTCGACAGCAGCAAGACGTATGATTTTGTAAGTCCGTGAAAGTTTTTCACAGACATTGTCCGCAAGCGTTCCATGTCCGACGACAAGCACAGTACTCACAATAATGGCGCCTCCTTTCTCAGCATGACGCCGACCATGACTGCCTGCTCTTTTTTCAACAGCGGTTCCATCGGTAATCTGAATACGTCAAGTTTGCGGCGATTTTTCTGTAGTGTTTCTAATCCATTCTGAAGACTTTCTACCATTTCTGATGGCCAGATCTCAATTTCCACTGGGGCTATTTCCTGAACAGATACTTGTGATAGCTCAATGACCTGCGTTGCCAGGTTCGTCTCCTTGTTCTGTCCCTTCATCACCGCATGTTGAAGCGTATTGCGGAGGGCGATCGTCGGATTCAGACCGGTGCTACCATACCAGCGGTTTTTCACCTTGATCCAAATAACTGGGAATCCCGCAGTTTCTCTCCCAAAATAGATTTCTGGTTCTCTGTCCATCGTTTTCAGTACCTTCAAATAATACTGGCAATGCTGATCAGTAACTTTAGTCAAACTCACACGGGAGACCCTGGGATTTTCTGTGCGTGTTTGCAGTTCCTCAAGCAAGCATTTTTGCACAGCACGGAAAACGCCCTCCGCAGGCGTTTCACCAGCACCGATTCCGACGAACTTTTCGGCTCGGTCTTGCATCTGCAGTTTTTCAATGAACCTCTCTCCATACCTTTCCAGTCCCGTGAGGCCAGCTTCTCGACGTGCTTCCTCATGTGTCAGCCCGATGCAGATTTGTGCAGGTAAAAGTTCTGCAGGACCCTCTGAAAGCGGGTCGACTACTTGGATTTCGCACTGTGAAAGTGGGATCTGATTCAAATCTCTTTCTATCCAGCGGTGAAAAACGCCTGAGACCTCCGAGGTCAACTGACTGAAGCTCAAGAATAAATTCGTATCCCTATTCTGTTTTTCAAAAATCTCCTCTTCATCCATCCACTCGATCCGTTCTCGGGTGTTTGGCTGCGGCAGAAAAGGATGCCATTTCCCATCCAGCGTGAACAAATCCAAAAGGTAGAATTGATGGCGGTCCGTCCCTGTAACCTCCGTGATTTTTTTAAACAGTTCAAATGCGCAAATGTTGGCTAGCATCGCTCCGGCTGTTGAGGAGGATGAATCCGATCGCTGTGCTTTTTCAAAAACAGTGTGATGAATGCTTTGCCACGCAGTCTCCCAACCTACTTCAGAACCTGAATGGACGACTGGACCGGCAATCCCGAATCCGTCAAGGGACACTGCCGGGATGAACATTTTCTTCCCATTGCGGCACGCCGATTGGATCGTGCAGAGCTCCTCTACTTCACCTTGTTGAGAAACATATAAAACACAGTCGAAGGGTTCAATGAGATCATGCCATGAAATTCCCCTCTCAGCCTGGGAGATCGTGCTGAGCGCTACCTCGGGATCGGTTTTCCGAGCTTGCACAGTAAGTTCAGATAACCGTTTCCGATTCGTAGGCATGGAGCCCGTGATCATCGTATGGAATGTCGGCAATCCCGATTCAAGCAATGCCGAAACCAGAGATAAAAAAATCGGTCCGGCACCGATTGCCAGCACGTTCGCTTTCCGGTATTCTTGGAAACGATACGCACCTGAACCGCCGGAACTGTTCAGAAACTCGATCTGGGACGAATACTTTTTTAAAATCTCCTCCTTCAAATCATGAGGACTATCCTGGCTAAGGTCCCGCAGGAATCCGTTCTTATACAGCGTTTCAGTAATTTCATAGACCCGGTCCCTGTAAGGCTCGGGCAAGCCGTCCGTCATGTCCCTTAATGAAAAATCCCCGCTGTACATCGGGAGCAATTTTTCAACCCACTGATTGATTGACTTCCCTTGCATCCTGAAGGATCCCGAATTGTTTCGGAAATACACGCTGTCCTTCGCATCAGGGGAGAAAAAAGTATCCCTATTCACTTTCAAACGCATCGAAGGGCTCAATTTCATCATTCCGCTCCTCCTTAACTGAGATCTGGGGTGGTCTGTTTTATCGGATTGCTTCATATGAGTGTATGTATGAGGATTTGTCTTATATTCGTAATTATTGGTCATTGAAAAAGAACCCCAGCTTTAGCTGGGATTCTCTTTGAAACCTTCTGATCAA
The DNA window shown above is from Alkalihalobacillus sp. TS-13 and carries:
- a CDS encoding SagB family peptide dehydrogenase — its product is MDLDEFLHNLHYGISQVKPTDWEADWEDAPLPYKLYRNLPAKSFSPGIPLKEPGECTRPSIENIGDFLWYTYGLTQMSQSSYMDSPDFIQLRRFVPSGGGLYPNELYVYLKIEGLSEGIYHYDAAHHRLDLLREGNFDSYFTAALGRRCEVADCFGVVFVSTMFWKNFFKYNNFAYRLQGLDAGALIGQLLEVGKRCGFSSRVHFQFLDRAVNHLLGLKEAEESTYAVIPLSEREVGLAAGSVQTASKLIETIPQLETDHYVRSKKVLEYPLLLEMNEAALIASTESFCSLQKPVHKEKTGQTLFLQHHEPLEKDFTAVCQNRYSPEMDFIMEKVTQQQLSILLKEASRAFVYKNDLGSDAGLEIFGCFYNVEDIPHGAYRYNPAEHSLTLVQPGDFRLQLQYGMTTHNLNLYQVPLCLHIVGTRDHLKKEMGYRGYRFQQMETGMLLQRLLLSASALDMAGHPLLGFDVATTDAIYKLDEKKTSLIQLPVGPYQPRAWLKGILI
- a CDS encoding TOMM precursor leader peptide-binding protein; the encoded protein is MVSTVLVVGHGTLADNVCEKLSRTYKIIRLAAVERDVPETTELVLVLHDTWVPSVHQQAEDVYRGLRISWLRGFLSFGEGIIGPLVQPDQPGCSYCADTRLLIAGHEKEEMWDLREKRLAQQDSFQPDAWASNSALLQMTHLIEAEAKKVLEGEKPQSTDHIYLINLKTMDGKWRFILPEAVCPVCSKLPDDSETAAQITLKPSPKVSPDSFRCRQMDELQKVLANDYLDTRTGMMNRKMYDSVTLFADVIVNLPLFNRSEGTAGRTHSYELSESTAILEALERSCGLGVRGKRTLIRDSYRNLGGKALHPLKIGVHEDDVYAKSDFPYVKFDPDNEMNWVWGHSFLQDRPILVPELLAYYSMGCGDGFVYETSNGCALGGTLEEAIFYGIMEVIERDAFLMTWYAQLNLPRLDPMSAGDKELKLMVEQMREIGGYELYLYNATLEHGIPSVWAMVKNRKQRGMNLLCAAGAHLDPLRAAKSAVYELAGMVMSFEEKFESGKSEYLELYQDSSLVKSMDDHAMLYGLKEAEERLQFLLDENRRTQTFDEAFNWKHRHSDLTDDLTDVLDVFKKLELEVIVVDQTTPEIRRNDLQCVKVLIPGMLPMTFGNDFKRVKGLERVLTVPAELGYYKEQLTYDQLNPKPHPFP
- a CDS encoding putative thiazole-containing bacteriocin maturation protein, translating into MMKLSPSMRLKVNRDTFFSPDAKDSVYFRNNSGSFRMQGKSINQWVEKLLPMYSGDFSLRDMTDGLPEPYRDRVYEITETLYKNGFLRDLSQDSPHDLKEEILKKYSSQIEFLNSSGGSGAYRFQEYRKANVLAIGAGPIFLSLVSALLESGLPTFHTMITGSMPTNRKRLSELTVQARKTDPEVALSTISQAERGISWHDLIEPFDCVLYVSQQGEVEELCTIQSACRNGKKMFIPAVSLDGFGIAGPVVHSGSEVGWETAWQSIHHTVFEKAQRSDSSSSTAGAMLANICAFELFKKITEVTGTDRHQFYLLDLFTLDGKWHPFLPQPNTRERIEWMDEEEIFEKQNRDTNLFLSFSQLTSEVSGVFHRWIERDLNQIPLSQCEIQVVDPLSEGPAELLPAQICIGLTHEEARREAGLTGLERYGERFIEKLQMQDRAEKFVGIGAGETPAEGVFRAVQKCLLEELQTRTENPRVSRVSLTKVTDQHCQYYLKVLKTMDREPEIYFGRETAGFPVIWIKVKNRWYGSTGLNPTIALRNTLQHAVMKGQNKETNLATQVIELSQVSVQEIAPVEIEIWPSEMVESLQNGLETLQKNRRKLDVFRLPMEPLLKKEQAVMVGVMLRKEAPLL